A region of Lycium barbarum isolate Lr01 chromosome 3, ASM1917538v2, whole genome shotgun sequence DNA encodes the following proteins:
- the LOC132631399 gene encoding uncharacterized protein LOC132631399 yields MDKFLTKFNCSQPSSSTDANSSQLINELNLGSLEADPGERVPISEYNPRIRDEVRRHYIQTGPCQPLLKKFPSTQIGNRGRQFVSNWYKGPHSKWLEYSMKTDAAYCLCCYLFKNEFVHGSAAEFYTKNDFRSWNRALERFRLHVGEVNSVHDKCFKKMLDLSNHHQSIQVVLEKHSEKEKSDYRMRLEASIDVARLLLHHGLPFRGHDESESSTNQGFFLGFLRWHGDKHPDVGKVILENAPQNDTLTCPMIQKDIVNACAKETVKAIIRDLNGDYFGILVDESKDISHKEQMALVLRYVDKNGEVVERFIGLVHVSDTSACSLKKEIYSLLSNHSLSPSKIRGQGYDGASNMRGEINGLKTLIMKDSPSAYYIHCFAHQLQLTLAAIAKKHGDVEDFFDHVTNVLNVVGGSFKRRDLIRHHQAEKLEQLLESGEFHTGRGLNQTRGLQRPGDTRWGSHFKTLDNFIVIFSTIVHVLEVIKHEGSTSSDRNQAKYLLIEIKTFKFVFMLHLTLKVLVMSNELSKILQKKDQDIINAVEFLNIAKERLQDMRETGWKPLLDDVSSFCDEHDILILKLDESYFPGKSKRKSSGVCYSHHLRIEIFCVVIDVQLHELNDRFDVASSDLLLGMGSLNPINSFANFDKGRIMTLAKCYPDEFDEVRIRDLSYQLDTFIFHMRSGNPKFSNLQGIRDLAKALVEANLVDTYSLVYLLVKLTLILPVATATVERALSSMKQIKNEVRNSIGDQYLNDCLVCYIERDVFTNVSNDVIIDHFQKMKPRRGQL; encoded by the coding sequence ATGGATAAGTTTCTCACAAAATTCAATTGTTCTCAACCAAGTTCTAGTACGGATGCCAACAGTTCTCAACTTATAAATGAGCTCAATTTAGGATCGCTTGAAGCCGATCCAGGAGAAAGGGTACCCATTTCCGAATATAACCCTCGAATTCGGGATGAAGTGAGGAGACATTATATTCAAACAGGGCCTTGTCAACCTTTGCTTAAAAAATTTCCTTCAACTCAAATAGGAAATAGAGGTCGTCAATTTGTTTCAAATTGGTACAAAGGTCCACATTCTAAATGGTTGGAGTATAGCATGAAGACAGATGCCGCATATTGCCTATGTTGTTATTTGTTCAAAAATGAATTTGTACATGGAAGTGCGGCTGAGTTTTATACGAAAAATGATTTTAGGAGTTGGAATAGGGCTCTTGAAAGATTTCGTTTGCATGTTGGTGAGGTTAATAGCGTCCATGATAAATGTTTCAAGAAGATGCTAGATTTGTCAAATCATCATCAATCAATTCAAGTTGTTCTTGAAAAGCATTCCGAGAAGGAAAAAAGTGATTATAGAATGCGTTTGGAAGCCTCAATTGATGTGGCAAGACTTCTTTTGCATCATGGGTTGCCTTTTCGAGGTCATGATGAAAGTGAATCTTCAACAAATCAAGGCTTCTTTCTAGGATTTTTACGATGGCACGGGGACAAACATCCGGATGTGGGAAAAGTGATACTAGAAAATGCTCCACAAAATGATACTTTGACTTGTCCTATGATCCAAAAAGACATTGTCAATGCTTGTGCAAAAGAAACGGTGAAAGCTATAATTAGAGACTTGAATGGAGATTACTTTGGTATATTAGTGGATGAGTCCAAAGATATCTCACACAAAGAACAAATGGCTCTGGTGTTGCGGTATGTTGATAAGAATGGTGAGGTGGTAGAACGATTTATCGGTCTAGTCCATGTTAGTGATACATCGGCATGCTCATTAAAGAAAGAAATCTACTCTTTGCTTTCCAATCACTCACTAAGTCCATCTAAAATACGTGGACAAGGTTATGATGGAGCTAGTAATATGAGAGGAGAGATAAATGGTCTCAAAACTTTGATTATGAAAGATAGTCCATCGGCATATTACATTCATTGTTTTGCTCATCAATTGCAATTAACACTTGCAGCTATTGCTAAAAAACATGGGGATGTTGAAGACTTCTTTGATCATGTTACTAATGTGTTGAATGTTGTTGGAGGATCTTTTAAGCGTAGAGATTTAATTCGTCATCATCAAGCTGAAAAGTTGGAGCAGTTACTTGAATCAGGTGAATTTCATACTGGACGAGGCCTAAATCAAACGCGCGGACTTCAAAGACCAGGTGATACTCGTTGGGGATCGCATTTCAAAACATTAGATAACTTTATTGTTATTTTCTCAACTATTGTTCATGTGCTTGAAGTGATTAAACATGAAGGTTCCACCTCAAGTGATAGAAATCAAGCAAAATATCTTTTGATTGAGATTAAAACATTCAAATTTGTTTTTATGCTTCACTTGACGTTGAAAGTGTTGGTAATGTCAAATGAGTTGAGCAAGATTTTACAAAAAAAGGATCAAGATATTATCAATGCGGTAGAGTTTCTTAACATTGCAAAAGAAAGATTGCAAGATATGAGGGAAACTGGATGGAAGCCTTTGTTGGATGATGTTTCCTCATTTTGTGATGAACATGATATTTTGATTCTTAAGTTAGATGAGTCTTATTTTCCTGGAAAGTCAAAGCGTAAGTCTTCTGGTGTTTGTTATTCACACCACTTGCGTATTGAAATCTTTTGTGTCGTGATTGATGTGCAACTTCATGAGCTTAATGATCGTTTTGATGTAGCGAGTAGTGATTTGCTTCTTGGGATGGGTAGCTTGAATCCAATCAATTCTTTTGCTAATTTTGATAAAGGTAGAATCATGACTTTAGCAAAGTGTTATCCAGATGAGTTTGATGAAGTACGAATTCGAGATTTGAGTTACCAACTTGATACTTTCATATTTCATATGCGAAGTGGTAATCCCAAGTTCTCTAACTTGCAAGGAATTCGTGATTTGGCAAAAGCATTGGTTGAGGCAAATCTTGTGGATACTTATTCACTTGTTTATTTACTTGTGAAGTTAACTCTGATCTTACCTGTTGCAACCGCAACTGTGGAGAGAGCATTATCATCCATGAAGCAGATCAAAAATGAAGTGCGGAATAGCATTGGTGATCAATATTTGAATGATTGTTTAGTATGTTACATAGAGCGTGATGTATTTACAAATGTAAGTAATGATGTCATCATTGATCATTTTCAGAAGATGAAACCTCGTCGAGGacaattgtaa
- the LOC132634216 gene encoding uncharacterized protein LOC132634216, whose product MKGYFLDFRRENKQLINKLNGVPTTTTIASLLDDPFLGQYEPVTYLVEADLFCFMDTCLHYVCKYGFKPRDWSNAINNNCCSTGSKGTCQKDIIKHLKFRIPRLQKLHC is encoded by the exons ATGAAAGGTTATTTCTTAGACTTTAGAAG ggaaaataaacaattaattaataaattaaatGGTGTTCCGACCACGACTACGATTGCTTCCCTGCTTGACGACCCATTTTTGGGTCAGTATGAG CCTGTCACCTACTTGGTAGAAGCAGACCTATTCTGTTTCATGGATACTTGTCTCCACTATGTCTGCAAATATGGTTTTAAACCAAGAGACTGGTCAAATGCAATTAATAATAATTGTTGCTCAACAGGATCAAAAGGTACCTgtcaaaaag ACATTATCAAACATCTAAAGTTTCGGATCCCAAGACTTCAAAAATTGCACTGTTAA
- the LOC132632667 gene encoding WRKY transcription factor 72A-like — MHMEAAFRKPNIRGGVVKEEKIKADDEGFVEDSNVLKVGKERKAHEDDNSKSSQQKDLASDKEDDQLESAKADMEEVMEENQRLKTHLDRIMKDYRHLQMQFQEVVQRDAERSNTNNRCDEAELVSLSLGRTSSDTKKELSKILSKDKAIEDDKSGLTLGLDCKFESSANTRANSSPSNLSPENSLGEVKDGKGAETWPPHKILKTMRNEEDDVAQQNPTKRAKVSVRVRCDTPTMNDGCQWRKYGQKIAKGNPCPRAYYRCTVAPSCPVRKQVQRCIQDMSILITTYEGTHNHPLPLSATSMAFTTSAAASMLLSGSSSSGSGPNQPATNTTNALNYYQSYTSKPKPFYLPNSSISSSSHSQFPTITLDLTSSSSTSLLPHHQRMTSSNYPPQYNNSSTNILNFSSFESNPLLPMSWSNGNQAYNKNQDASSLSFARWSQEILSQSYLQNNISVKPTQSLLPQDTIAAATKAITSDPKFQSALAVALTSIIGSRGGNHHIDENSSQNLKVTEQFPVLCSLPSTSPIKCSSSFLNKSTFSANTQPDHKDYTL; from the exons ATGCATATGGAGGCTGCTTTCAGAAAACCAAATATTCGTGGAGGTGTAGTTAAAGAGGAGAAGATCAAAGCTGATGACGAAGGCTTTGTTGAAGATAGTAATGTTCTTAAG GTTGGCAAGGAAAGAAAAGCCCATGAGGACGATAATTCCAAGTCCTCTCAGCAAAAGGATCTCGCCAGTGACAAGGAG GACGATCAGCTCGAATCAGCCAAAGCCGATATGGAAGAGGTAATGGAAGAAAATCAAAGGCTGAAGACGCACTTAGATCGAATTATGAAGGATTATCGGCACCTTCAAATGCAATTCCAGGAAGTTGTTCAAAGAGATGCTGAAAGATCTAATACTAATAATAGATGCGATGAAGCTGAACTTGTGTCCCTTAGCCTAGGAAGGACTTCAAGCGACACAAAAAAGGAGTTGTCCAAAATATTGAGCAAAGATAAGGCAATAGAAGATGATAAAAGTGGCCTAACCCTAGGATTGGATTGCAAGTTCGAATCGTCTGCGAATACACGTGCGAATTCTTCACCTTCAAATCTCAGTCCAGAAAATAGCTTAGGAGAAGTTAAGGACGGAAAAGGAGCTGAAACATGGCCACCCCACAAAATTCTCAAGACAATGAGGAATGAAGAAGATGATGTCGCACAACAAAACCCTACCAAAAGAGCGAAGGTTTCGGTCAGAGTTAGATGTGATACCCCCACG ATGAACGATGGATGCCAATGGAGAAAATATGGACAAAAAATTGCAAAAGGAAACCCATGTCCTCGTGCTTACTATCGTTGCACGGTAGCTCCATCCTGCCCTGTAAGAAAGCAG GTTCAAAGATGCATTCAGGACATGTCAATTTTGATCACTACATATGAGGGAACACATAACCATCCACTTCCTCTTTCAGCCACATCAATGGCTTTCACCACTTCAGCAGCTGCTTCCATGCTGTTGTCCGGTTCATCTAGCTCTGGATCAGGCCCCAATCAACCGGCAACTAACACTACTAATGCACTCAACTACTATCAATCATATACCTCAAAACCCAAACCATTTTACCTTCCAAATTCGTCCATTTCTTCCTCATCGCACTCTCAGTTTCCTACAATCACTCTTGACTTAACCTCAAGCTCATCCACTTCCTTATTGCCCCACCATCAAAGAATGACTAGTAGTAATTATCCCCCGCAATATAATAATTCTTCCACAAATATTCTCAACTTCAGTTCCTTCGAGTCTAATCCTCTTCTTCCCATGTCTTGGAGTAACGGTAACCAAGCCTATAACAAGAACCAAGACGCTAGTTCTCTCAGCTTTGCAAGATGGTCACAAGAAATTCTTTCCCAATCTTATCTACAAAACAATATTAGCGTGAAGCCTACACAATCTTTATTACCACAAGACACAATTGCAGCTGCAACAAAAGCAATAACATCCGACCCAAAGTTTCAATCTGCATTGGCTGTTGCTCTTACATCTATCATTGGCTCACGTGGGGGAAATCATCATATTGATGAAAACTCTAGCCAAAATTTGAAGGTTACTGAGCAATTTCCAGTGCTATGCAGCTTACCATCAACAAGTCCAATTAAGTGCTCTTCGAGTTTTCTGAATAAATCAACTTTTTCGGCAAATACACAACCTGATCACAAAGACTACACACTCTGA